From Halostagnicola kamekurae, the proteins below share one genomic window:
- the iolM gene encoding scyllo-inosose 3-dehydrogenase yields the protein MQSLVVDATWEPRASYDVSAVERESKKAMNASQVWRDPELRVTERERPTPDDDEVLVRVRYAGICGSDVSMLETDDDGYVHYSAYLRLPNVTGHEFAGEVVETGDDVSLFEGGELVTAEVTDYCGRCNMCRQGFNGHCENFEQVGFTVPGAFAEYVAVPEKLCWDVSRLRDEFETEDEALRAAATIEPSTITYHGLFARAEGILPGDYHVYHGAGPIGLTGMNVSRAAGAGEVIAFEPADERRAVARELGYDHVYNPIERDPVETVASITNGEGADVHVETAGAVAQTYPAIQETLAENANVVHISNAGSDPDIALRKLQGSSAQLYGSEGHTGQQIYPRVIRLMAAGQLDNRPIITSTFDLSDADAAIEQAAKRVDGKVLIEV from the coding sequence ATGCAATCGCTTGTAGTGGATGCAACCTGGGAGCCACGAGCATCGTACGACGTTTCTGCGGTCGAACGCGAATCGAAGAAGGCGATGAACGCCTCGCAGGTCTGGCGCGACCCCGAACTCCGAGTGACCGAGCGGGAGCGACCGACGCCCGACGACGACGAAGTGCTCGTTCGCGTTCGATACGCGGGTATCTGCGGGAGCGACGTTTCGATGCTCGAGACGGACGACGATGGCTACGTCCACTACTCCGCGTACCTCCGGCTCCCGAACGTGACCGGTCACGAGTTCGCCGGCGAAGTCGTCGAGACCGGTGACGACGTGTCGCTCTTCGAGGGCGGCGAACTCGTCACCGCGGAGGTGACCGACTACTGCGGGCGCTGTAACATGTGTCGACAGGGGTTCAACGGCCACTGCGAGAACTTCGAGCAGGTCGGCTTTACCGTTCCCGGCGCGTTCGCGGAGTACGTGGCCGTCCCCGAGAAACTGTGCTGGGACGTCTCGAGGCTTCGAGACGAGTTCGAAACCGAGGACGAGGCCCTCCGCGCCGCCGCGACGATCGAACCGAGCACCATCACGTACCACGGCCTGTTCGCCCGCGCCGAGGGGATTTTGCCGGGCGACTATCACGTCTACCACGGGGCCGGACCGATCGGTCTCACCGGGATGAACGTCTCGAGAGCCGCGGGCGCGGGCGAAGTGATCGCGTTCGAACCCGCCGACGAACGACGCGCGGTCGCTCGAGAGCTCGGGTACGACCACGTCTATAACCCGATCGAACGCGATCCGGTCGAGACGGTCGCGTCGATTACGAACGGCGAAGGAGCAGACGTTCACGTCGAAACGGCCGGCGCGGTCGCACAGACCTATCCGGCTATCCAGGAAACGCTCGCCGAGAATGCGAACGTGGTCCACATCAGCAACGCTGGCTCCGATCCCGATATCGCGTTGCGGAAGCTCCAGGGAAGCAGTGCCCAACTCTACGGATCGGAGGGCCACACCGGACAGCAGATCTACCCTCGAGTGATTCGGCTGATGGCCGCCGGCCAACTCGATAACCGACCGATCATCACCTCGACATTCGATCTCTCTGACGCCGACGCAGCGATCGAGCAGGCCGCAAAGCGTGTCGACGGGAAAGTTCTCATCGAAGTGTAA
- a CDS encoding Gfo/Idh/MocA family protein codes for MTLRVGFIGYGFMGQAHANALARLPMFFPEAPETERHVLCGRNEERVAAAADRFGFSHTTDDWETLVHEVDVLYNLGPNDLHAEPTIAALENDVHVLCEKPLAKSLESAERMVEAAGESDAVAACAFNYRYVPALRLAKELIEQGALGQIRHVRGTYLVDWQANPDHPWVWRNNADRAGYGQVGDVGSHTIDLARWLVGEITDVSGRLATLVDERPTSDGEGTRPVTTDDIYLATASFESGAVGVFDGSSVASGHKATNAIEIIGSEGAVRFDLERLNELEVYDADRRGYERIVVTDEDDPYGHRWWPAGHTIGWEHTVVHENYEFLRAIDGESDNIVSFESALTVQRIIDAIVQSDDRGERVALETET; via the coding sequence ATGACGCTGCGCGTCGGGTTCATCGGCTACGGCTTCATGGGACAGGCCCACGCGAACGCGCTGGCCCGCCTCCCGATGTTCTTTCCCGAGGCGCCCGAGACGGAGCGACACGTCCTCTGTGGGCGCAACGAGGAACGCGTCGCCGCTGCCGCCGATCGGTTCGGGTTCTCCCACACGACCGACGACTGGGAGACGCTCGTCCACGAGGTGGACGTCCTCTACAACCTCGGTCCGAACGACCTGCACGCCGAACCGACGATCGCGGCCCTCGAGAACGACGTTCACGTCCTCTGTGAGAAACCGCTCGCGAAGAGCCTCGAGAGCGCAGAGCGGATGGTCGAAGCCGCAGGTGAGAGCGACGCCGTCGCCGCGTGCGCGTTCAACTACCGGTACGTCCCAGCGCTTCGGCTGGCGAAGGAGTTGATCGAGCAGGGTGCACTCGGGCAGATCCGCCACGTTCGCGGAACTTATCTCGTCGACTGGCAGGCCAACCCGGATCATCCGTGGGTCTGGCGCAATAACGCCGATCGGGCAGGGTACGGCCAGGTCGGTGACGTGGGCTCGCACACGATCGATCTCGCTCGCTGGCTCGTCGGGGAGATCACCGACGTCAGCGGACGACTCGCGACGCTGGTCGACGAACGGCCCACATCCGACGGCGAGGGCACGCGACCGGTGACGACCGACGACATCTATCTCGCGACGGCGTCGTTCGAATCGGGTGCGGTCGGCGTCTTCGACGGCTCGAGCGTGGCGTCTGGCCACAAGGCGACCAACGCGATCGAAATTATCGGCTCCGAGGGCGCGGTTCGATTCGACCTCGAGCGGCTCAACGAACTCGAGGTGTACGACGCCGATCGACGGGGCTACGAGCGGATCGTGGTCACCGACGAGGACGATCCGTACGGCCACCGCTGGTGGCCGGCCGGTCACACGATCGGCTGGGAACACACGGTCGTCCACGAGAACTACGAGTTCCTGCGTGCGATCGACGGCGAGAGCGACAATATCGTCTCCTTCGAATCGGCGTTGACGGTACAGCGGATCATCGACGCAATCGTCCAGAGTGACGATCGAGGCGAGCGAGTCGCGCTCGAGACCGAGACCTGA
- a CDS encoding Gfo/Idh/MocA family protein, whose protein sequence is MKLGVIGVGAIAQIMHVPYLAELPEADIHAIADPGKNVVETFGDRYNVPNRYTESTALIEAQADALDGVVITTPMHTHAEVAIAALEADLHTFVEKPVAVTPADAQRVVDAAEESDAVCMVGYMKRFDPGFQRFQSGLDDLSEIDLVTSTVIPPDVGSVLEENYDIVYADLADSFIEESNETRRKQVERAIGTDDETLSKAYDFHLESICHDVNALRSAFGSVERIDHVDIFGDWQFITAQLRYEGDRRCLLKAGTSDRKWYDERIRVDAPEGSASIEFSNAFIKNTPSDVRTKLGTAKTTETRHTPSSDEPFKRELRHFLECIDGSATPRTPPEESKRDVELIADLVRTYDQVGESGSVSR, encoded by the coding sequence ATGAAACTCGGAGTTATCGGTGTCGGCGCTATCGCACAGATCATGCACGTTCCGTACCTCGCGGAACTGCCCGAAGCTGACATTCACGCAATCGCGGACCCGGGCAAGAACGTGGTCGAGACGTTCGGTGACCGGTACAACGTCCCCAACCGGTACACGGAGAGCACCGCGCTGATCGAAGCTCAGGCCGACGCGCTCGACGGCGTGGTCATCACGACGCCGATGCACACCCACGCGGAGGTCGCCATCGCCGCACTCGAGGCGGACTTGCATACGTTCGTCGAGAAGCCGGTGGCCGTGACGCCGGCAGACGCCCAGCGAGTCGTCGATGCGGCCGAGGAGTCGGACGCGGTCTGTATGGTCGGGTACATGAAACGGTTCGATCCCGGCTTCCAGCGATTCCAGTCCGGACTCGACGACCTCTCCGAGATTGATCTCGTGACGAGTACCGTCATCCCACCGGATGTCGGCTCTGTCCTCGAGGAAAACTACGATATCGTCTATGCCGACCTCGCGGACTCGTTCATCGAGGAGAGCAACGAAACGCGCCGAAAGCAAGTCGAACGGGCGATCGGAACCGACGACGAGACGCTCTCGAAGGCCTACGACTTCCACCTCGAGAGCATCTGTCACGACGTCAACGCGCTGCGATCGGCGTTCGGTTCGGTCGAGCGGATCGACCATGTCGACATCTTTGGCGACTGGCAGTTCATCACCGCACAGCTTCGCTACGAAGGCGATCGCCGGTGCCTGCTGAAGGCCGGAACGAGCGATCGAAAGTGGTACGACGAACGGATCCGCGTCGACGCACCCGAGGGATCGGCGTCGATCGAATTTTCGAACGCGTTCATCAAGAACACGCCGTCGGACGTCCGCACCAAACTCGGCACGGCGAAGACGACGGAAACGCGGCACACGCCGTCCTCGGACGAGCCGTTCAAGCGCGAACTCCGACACTTCCTCGAGTGCATCGACGGGTCGGCTACTCCGCGGACGCCGCCGGAGGAATCGAAGCGGGACGTCGAACTCATCGCCGACCTCGTTCGGACGTACGACCAGGTCGGCGAGTCGGGTAGCGTCAGCCGATAA
- a CDS encoding IclR family transcriptional regulator has translation MGSDGRGDRRKTTATSLRVVDAIDELDGGRLTEISDQVGLSTSTVYTHLETLRDVGYVTKVGDTYQLGLKLFHLGEAARRRDERYDLAKEHAFELANATGEEVSFAVAENGRSIVLFDEVSNPSVTGFQVGHQFYMHSSASGKAMLAEFSDDRVHEILDRWGLPAQTPNTITSRDELFAELKRTRSRGYAVNDQEALEGLRSVALAITGPDGTAFGSLDISGPPYRLPSDEKLVELLRPVVSELERELANENDATVRDS, from the coding sequence ATGGGATCCGATGGACGCGGCGACCGGCGAAAAACGACGGCGACATCGCTTCGAGTGGTCGATGCGATCGACGAACTCGACGGCGGTCGGCTCACCGAGATATCTGACCAGGTCGGGCTCTCGACGAGTACCGTCTACACGCACCTCGAGACACTGCGAGACGTCGGCTACGTCACGAAAGTCGGGGACACTTACCAGCTCGGCCTGAAGCTTTTCCATCTTGGGGAAGCGGCCCGTCGGCGCGACGAACGGTACGACCTCGCGAAGGAACACGCGTTCGAACTGGCTAACGCGACCGGCGAGGAAGTGAGCTTCGCCGTGGCGGAGAACGGGCGGAGTATCGTTCTCTTCGACGAAGTCAGCAATCCCTCAGTGACGGGTTTTCAGGTGGGGCACCAGTTCTACATGCACAGTTCCGCGAGCGGAAAAGCGATGCTGGCCGAGTTCTCGGACGACCGCGTCCACGAGATTCTCGATCGGTGGGGGCTTCCGGCCCAGACGCCGAATACGATCACCAGTCGGGACGAACTCTTCGCGGAACTCAAGCGAACTCGCTCGCGGGGATACGCCGTGAACGACCAGGAAGCCCTTGAGGGGTTGCGATCGGTGGCGCTGGCTATCACGGGCCCGGACGGAACCGCGTTCGGATCGCTCGATATCTCCGGGCCGCCGTATCGCCTTCCGTCCGACGAAAAGCTCGTCGAACTTCTTCGGCCCGTCGTTTCGGAACTCGAGCGCGAACTGGCGAATGAGAACGATGCGACGGTTCGGGACTCGTGA
- the ilvA gene encoding threonine ammonia-lyase, translated as MNLSVSAIERARERFDESVVRETPVETSRSLEAKTGAEIRLKMEHLQRTGSFKTRGAYTKLSRIVESGPDVSRVVAASAGNHAQGVALAATELGLSSTVVMPWSAPQTKIDATAAYGADVELHGDDFGAAMEYAQTLVDEDSVFVHAYDDPAIVAGQGTVGLEIVEQVPDVDTIVVPVGGGGLISGIATVISERKPDTRIVGVQAAGAATLPQSLQKGEPVSCDKTRTIADGIATGSLSQITYERIERSVDDVVTVTDTQIADSVLFTLERTKQMIEGASATTIAALRSDRLDVRDELVVPVLSGGNLSMTDLQTVLTHGLTARKQLVRFRVRIVDEPGRLERLSALIADHNANVRNVRHERSVEDLDVGEAYLHFRVETSGTEQTERIVAAIQDAGFPVTRVN; from the coding sequence ATGAATCTGTCAGTATCAGCGATAGAGCGAGCCCGCGAACGGTTCGACGAGTCGGTCGTGCGAGAGACGCCCGTCGAGACGAGTCGGTCCCTCGAGGCCAAAACCGGCGCCGAAATACGCCTCAAGATGGAGCACTTACAGCGTACCGGCTCGTTCAAAACGCGCGGAGCATACACGAAGCTATCTCGAATAGTCGAATCTGGGCCCGACGTCTCCCGCGTGGTCGCGGCCAGTGCCGGCAATCACGCTCAGGGCGTCGCGCTGGCCGCGACCGAGCTCGGACTCTCCTCGACGGTCGTGATGCCGTGGAGCGCACCCCAGACCAAGATCGACGCGACGGCGGCCTACGGTGCCGACGTCGAACTTCATGGCGACGACTTCGGCGCCGCGATGGAGTACGCACAGACGCTCGTCGACGAGGATTCCGTCTTCGTCCACGCGTACGATGACCCCGCTATCGTTGCCGGTCAGGGAACGGTCGGCCTCGAGATCGTAGAGCAGGTCCCCGACGTCGACACGATCGTCGTCCCGGTCGGCGGCGGCGGACTCATAAGCGGCATCGCGACGGTCATCAGCGAACGAAAGCCTGACACCAGGATCGTCGGCGTCCAAGCCGCTGGAGCGGCGACACTGCCCCAGAGCTTGCAGAAGGGCGAACCGGTTAGCTGCGACAAGACTCGAACGATCGCCGACGGCATCGCGACCGGTAGTCTCTCCCAGATCACCTACGAGCGCATCGAACGCTCCGTCGACGACGTCGTCACGGTCACCGACACGCAGATAGCCGACAGCGTGCTGTTCACGCTCGAGCGGACGAAACAGATGATCGAAGGGGCGAGCGCGACGACCATCGCCGCGTTGCGAAGCGATCGACTGGACGTTCGCGACGAACTCGTCGTCCCGGTGCTCTCCGGGGGGAATCTTAGTATGACCGACCTCCAGACGGTCCTCACCCACGGGTTGACCGCGCGAAAGCAACTCGTCAGATTCCGGGTCCGAATCGTCGACGAACCGGGGCGACTGGAACGGCTCTCCGCGCTGATCGCAGACCACAACGCGAACGTCAGGAACGTTCGCCACGAGCGGTCCGTCGAGGACTTAGACGTCGGTGAGGCGTACCTCCACTTTCGCGTCGAGACGAGCGGGACCGAACAGACCGAACGGATCGTCGCCGCCATTCAGGATGCTGGGTTTCCGGTCACGCGAGTCAACTGA
- a CDS encoding thiamine pyrophosphate-binding protein, translating into MPKLTGGEIIAKYLEAEGVEYLVGIPGHGSTNLLDAFNDSTVEVIQPRHEQGATHLADGYARASGDPLAVFTSIGPGATNTVTGAATAYVDSIPMVIFTGAPQTHEYGQGILQELDRQKPGDFPSVMEPVTKRSFVVQDVERLPRVLRRAFQIAVTGRPGPVHVDVPMDVQGAAADVEIPDPAETRTHSRPGGDPDSIAEAADLLADADRPVIVPGGGCMLGEAWDEVQALAEHLKAPVIPTFQAKGIIPEDHDLFVGYAGWIGSSAGNELASNADVVLGIGCRFSDLHTSSFEQGVSFEIPPSKLIHVDIDNTEIGKNYPVEVGILGDAKVVTDQLYDGVSDRIDEVSTEGNDYYDEIQRLWADWQERVESRHTNDVPMSIPRALSSLRDALPREGIIVSSAGQPQEITNPEFPVYDPQTNVSCGGFSTMGFGVSAAIGAKLAEPDRPVVDIEGDGSFLMCNQEMACAVEHDIDVTWFVVNNNGWKSIRNLQVDKYGWDRVLNTEFDTDDDVDFVKMAEAFSVGFAERVVKPENLSSTLEEAIEYDGPAFVEAVVKPDDADSGAIITGEWDLADLEADD; encoded by the coding sequence ATGCCCAAATTGACTGGCGGAGAGATCATCGCCAAGTATCTGGAAGCGGAGGGCGTCGAGTACCTGGTCGGGATTCCCGGCCACGGAAGCACGAACCTGCTCGACGCGTTCAACGATTCGACCGTCGAGGTAATTCAGCCGCGACACGAACAGGGGGCGACCCACCTCGCGGACGGCTACGCCCGCGCGTCCGGCGACCCGCTCGCGGTCTTTACGTCGATCGGTCCCGGCGCGACCAATACCGTCACCGGTGCCGCGACCGCGTACGTCGACTCGATCCCGATGGTCATCTTCACCGGCGCGCCACAGACACACGAGTACGGACAGGGGATCTTGCAGGAACTCGATCGACAGAAGCCCGGCGACTTCCCCAGCGTCATGGAACCGGTCACGAAACGAAGCTTCGTCGTCCAGGACGTCGAACGGCTCCCTCGAGTGTTACGGCGGGCGTTCCAGATCGCCGTAACGGGTCGCCCGGGCCCGGTCCACGTCGACGTTCCGATGGACGTTCAAGGGGCTGCAGCGGACGTAGAAATTCCTGACCCCGCGGAGACGCGCACGCACAGTCGCCCCGGCGGCGACCCCGACTCGATAGCGGAGGCCGCCGACCTGCTCGCCGACGCCGATCGGCCCGTGATCGTCCCCGGCGGCGGCTGTATGCTCGGCGAGGCCTGGGACGAAGTGCAGGCGCTCGCCGAGCATCTGAAAGCCCCCGTCATTCCGACCTTCCAGGCGAAGGGGATCATCCCCGAAGATCACGACCTCTTCGTCGGATACGCGGGCTGGATCGGCTCTTCGGCGGGCAACGAACTCGCGAGTAACGCGGACGTTGTCCTCGGGATCGGCTGTCGGTTCTCCGACCTCCACACCTCGTCGTTCGAACAGGGGGTCAGCTTCGAGATTCCGCCGAGCAAGCTCATCCACGTCGACATCGATAACACGGAGATCGGCAAGAACTATCCCGTCGAAGTCGGTATCCTCGGCGACGCCAAGGTCGTCACCGACCAGCTGTACGACGGCGTCTCCGACCGCATCGACGAGGTTTCGACCGAAGGCAACGACTACTACGACGAGATCCAGCGCCTGTGGGCCGACTGGCAGGAACGGGTCGAAAGCCGTCACACGAACGACGTTCCCATGAGCATCCCGCGCGCGCTCTCGAGCCTTCGGGATGCGCTGCCCAGAGAGGGAATAATCGTCTCGAGTGCGGGCCAACCGCAGGAGATCACGAACCCGGAGTTTCCCGTCTACGATCCGCAGACGAACGTCTCCTGTGGCGGGTTTTCGACGATGGGCTTCGGCGTCTCCGCCGCGATCGGTGCAAAACTCGCGGAACCCGATCGACCGGTCGTCGACATCGAGGGCGACGGGAGCTTTCTGATGTGTAATCAGGAAATGGCCTGTGCGGTCGAACACGACATCGACGTGACCTGGTTCGTGGTCAACAACAACGGTTGGAAGTCGATCCGGAACCTGCAGGTCGACAAGTACGGCTGGGATCGCGTGCTCAACACGGAGTTCGACACCGACGACGACGTCGACTTCGTCAAGATGGCCGAGGCGTTCAGCGTCGGATTCGCCGAACGCGTCGTCAAACCCGAAAACCTCAGTTCGACCCTCGAAGAAGCGATCGAGTACGACGGGCCGGCGTTCGTCGAAGCCGTCGTCAAACCGGACGACGCCGACTCGGGTGCGATCATCACCGGCGAGTGGGATCTCGCCGACCTCGAAGCGGACGACTGA
- a CDS encoding aldo/keto reductase yields MLENDAHGLGFGTYSLTGEDGIDALVTALEAGYRHLDTARLYGNEAEVGEAIDRADVDRDELFVATKIAHFEEPEKTPEYVRNGVEESRSRLGIDTIDLLYHHWPRNRDDIETVLPVFNELVETEAVERVGLSNYTPSDLELADELLEPSPYAVQAEMHPYLPQEKLRGAVRDRGAFFVAYSPIAQGEVFEDTTISAIADERDTTEAAVSLAWLRSKDGVVPIPRSKTPEHIRSNREALELDLTDEAIERIDDIDRRLRCEDPEWMQWEE; encoded by the coding sequence ATGCTCGAGAACGATGCACACGGGCTCGGATTCGGGACGTACAGCCTCACGGGCGAAGACGGCATCGATGCCCTCGTCACGGCGCTCGAGGCGGGATATCGCCATCTCGATACCGCTCGTCTGTACGGCAACGAGGCGGAGGTCGGCGAGGCGATCGACCGCGCCGACGTCGACCGCGACGAACTGTTCGTCGCCACGAAGATCGCCCACTTCGAGGAGCCGGAGAAGACGCCCGAATACGTACGAAACGGGGTCGAAGAGAGCCGATCCCGACTCGGAATCGATACCATCGATCTACTCTACCACCACTGGCCCCGCAACAGGGACGATATCGAGACCGTGTTGCCGGTCTTCAACGAACTCGTCGAAACGGAGGCGGTCGAACGCGTCGGTCTGAGCAACTACACGCCGAGCGATCTGGAACTCGCAGACGAACTCCTCGAGCCATCCCCGTACGCGGTTCAGGCGGAGATGCATCCGTATTTACCACAGGAGAAACTCCGCGGAGCGGTTCGGGATCGCGGAGCGTTCTTCGTCGCCTACTCCCCGATCGCACAGGGGGAGGTATTCGAGGACACGACCATTTCGGCCATCGCCGACGAACGCGACACGACCGAAGCCGCCGTCAGCCTGGCCTGGCTCCGCTCGAAAGACGGGGTCGTTCCGATCCCCCGGTCGAAGACGCCCGAACACATCCGGAGCAACCGCGAAGCGCTCGAGCTAGACCTGACCGACGAAGCGATCGAGAGGATCGACGATATCGACCGTCGACTCCGGTGTGAGGATCCCGAGTGGATGCAGTGGGAGGAATAG
- a CDS encoding sugar phosphate isomerase/epimerase family protein, which yields MGVGYTTIMYDPAEVLSEGLGDFAACRYDGVEIGLGKVEYMGVDSLQSSLEEYGLDIYCVMAGWLNNEEDVEAAVDGAAIAAELDARFLGILPPPRGQETNETFDDWLDRICTAAADAGVTPVLHHHGASHVESPDEIAHWLERAPDNLELLYDTAHYQPYGDVIDGISRFADDIAYVHLKDIDPTVDFQDHVDTLSAGNVQYDSLFVFLTSFVDLGAGVIDFEAVDAALEQIGYDGQITIEIENERNDRLVHAKRNIDHWNDATGA from the coding sequence ATGGGCGTAGGATACACGACCATCATGTACGATCCAGCGGAGGTACTGTCCGAGGGTCTCGGTGATTTCGCCGCCTGTCGGTACGACGGCGTCGAGATTGGTCTCGGGAAAGTCGAATACATGGGCGTCGATTCGCTGCAATCGTCGCTCGAGGAATACGGTCTCGATATCTACTGTGTCATGGCCGGCTGGCTCAACAACGAGGAAGACGTCGAGGCGGCGGTCGACGGCGCGGCCATCGCCGCGGAGCTCGACGCGCGGTTCCTGGGAATCCTGCCGCCGCCTCGCGGACAGGAGACCAACGAGACGTTCGACGACTGGCTCGATCGAATTTGCACGGCCGCCGCCGACGCCGGCGTGACGCCCGTCCTCCACCACCACGGCGCGTCCCACGTCGAAAGTCCCGACGAAATCGCACACTGGCTCGAGCGCGCGCCCGACAACCTCGAACTCCTGTACGACACGGCACACTACCAGCCCTACGGCGACGTCATCGACGGCATCTCCCGATTCGCAGACGACATCGCCTACGTTCACCTCAAAGACATCGACCCCACTGTCGACTTTCAGGACCACGTCGATACCCTCTCGGCGGGCAACGTTCAGTACGACAGCCTCTTCGTGTTCCTGACGTCGTTCGTCGACCTCGGCGCAGGCGTCATCGACTTCGAGGCCGTCGACGCGGCGCTCGAGCAGATCGGGTACGACGGACAGATCACGATCGAAATCGAGAACGAGCGCAACGACAGGCTCGTCCACGCGAAGCGCAACATCGATCACTGGAACGACGCGACGGGTGCGTAA
- the gcvT gene encoding glycine cleavage system aminomethyltransferase GcvT: MTLQKPPLYSAHRAADADFTDFGGWEMPVTFDSIRTEHTAVRETAGRFDVSHMGEVVVRGPDATELMDRLTTNAVDELEPGDAQYSCVLDENGILLDDTVVYRRPEREDYLFVPNAGHDEQLANRWRRFGADEGLDATVENVTDETAMIAIQGPEAVDAVSSVASDSVSDLGRFCARRVAIEGVDCLVARTGYTGEDGVEIVFPATDAESVWGAFEDIQRCGLGARDTLRLEAGLLLSGEDFDPEDEPRTPLEAGLEFVVDFSTPFVGADALRELEAAGVDERLVGLRVDERAIARAGYSIVADGAEIGAVTSGTMSPTLGVPIALGYVDAAYADEGTEVGVEVRDNVVDATIVDQRFLGTQEGDT; the protein is encoded by the coding sequence GTGACGTTACAGAAGCCACCTTTATACTCGGCCCATCGTGCTGCCGACGCGGACTTCACCGACTTCGGTGGGTGGGAGATGCCCGTTACGTTCGATTCGATACGTACGGAGCATACGGCAGTTAGGGAAACGGCCGGCCGCTTCGACGTGAGTCACATGGGCGAAGTCGTCGTTCGGGGGCCCGACGCGACGGAACTGATGGATCGGCTCACGACGAACGCCGTCGACGAACTGGAACCAGGAGACGCCCAGTACTCCTGTGTCCTCGACGAGAACGGCATCCTACTGGACGATACGGTCGTCTACCGCCGTCCGGAACGGGAGGACTACCTCTTCGTCCCGAACGCCGGTCACGACGAGCAACTGGCGAACAGATGGCGCCGCTTTGGGGCGGACGAGGGCCTCGACGCCACCGTCGAGAACGTAACCGACGAAACCGCAATGATCGCGATACAGGGCCCCGAAGCGGTCGACGCGGTCTCCTCGGTCGCGAGCGATTCGGTGTCGGATCTCGGTCGATTTTGCGCGCGCCGCGTCGCGATCGAGGGTGTCGACTGTCTCGTCGCCAGAACCGGGTATACCGGTGAGGACGGCGTCGAGATCGTGTTTCCGGCGACCGACGCCGAGTCCGTCTGGGGCGCGTTCGAGGATATCCAGCGGTGCGGTCTGGGCGCTCGAGACACGCTCCGACTGGAAGCCGGTCTCCTCCTTTCCGGCGAGGATTTCGACCCCGAAGACGAGCCGCGAACGCCGCTCGAGGCCGGGCTGGAGTTCGTCGTCGACTTCTCGACGCCGTTCGTCGGCGCGGACGCGCTTCGGGAACTCGAGGCCGCGGGCGTCGACGAGCGCCTCGTCGGACTCAGAGTGGACGAGCGGGCGATCGCGCGCGCCGGCTACTCGATCGTCGCCGACGGGGCGGAGATCGGTGCCGTGACCAGCGGCACGATGAGTCCGACGCTCGGCGTTCCCATCGCGCTCGGCTACGTCGACGCGGCGTATGCGGACGAGGGGACCGAGGTCGGAGTCGAGGTTCGCGACAACGTGGTGGATGCAACGATCGTCGATCAACGATTTCTGGGGACCCAGGAGGGAGACACGTAA